The window AAATTTCCCCTAGAGCTCTCTAACATAATCCACCCATGTTAACCCTAAAGGAGGAGTTTGTGGGTCAGTgtgaactttttcttttttttttttttttaattttttttttccctttccgaacatttcaagatatttttttttttatttttattttctattaatttctttttagggGTCCATCATTAGCAGTCCTCACATGCGCCGAAGAGCTACATCAACCCGAGAGTGTCCATCTCGCCCTCACCAGACTATGCCCAACTCCTCCTCACTCCTAGGCTCCCTGTTCGGTAGCAAGAGGGGCAAGCCCCCCTCGCAGAGCCACGCGGCCGCGCAGACCCCGCACCACGCGGAgggcgcggccgccgcgccGCACCCGCACCACGCGCAGTTCTGCCACCAGAACCCGCCGCcctaccaccaccaccaccactacCACCCGCACCCGCACCCGCACCCGCACCAGTACCACCAGCACGGGCACGGCCACGGGCACGGCCCCTACCTGCCGCACGCCCCGCACCACGGCCCGCACCACGGCCCGCACCACCacgggccgcccccgccgcccgccgccgccagcaCCAAGCCCAAACACAGCGGCATCAGCACCATAGTCTAGGCCTAAAGGCCCTCCTCGTGACTCTAGTTCCAAACCCAGCTGCAAAGGCACTTAGAGGAAGCAACAAAATCACACCGTCAGTTTTTACCCAGGCCATTTAATGAGCTTAAAGGCTTGCTGttactaaataaaataattccagttAGCCCAGGCCATACTGGTTTTACTTATCTACTGGATAGATGTTCACCACCATCTGGTTAGTTCTTATTTCCAAACTTGCCTTGACAACGTGCTGCTTGCTGAATCTGAGGAAAGCTACCTTTTACACCAAACCCCTGGACAATTTTACACACATAATGAAAAGCTagcctatggaaaaaaaaacagggaaaaaagtcaGACAGAACCAAGTGTTGCATTCTTGCTCTTTTACTCTCAATGGGCAAAAAAAATAAGTAGACCTGATATGGTTGATGAAAGTACGTAAGTAAactttatataatataaatatatacatataaatataaatataaatataaatatatatatatatatatatatatatatatactgtatAGTTAACATTTGTGcttggaaagaaattttttcagTCCACAAAACTAGCAATATAGACTTTACAAGGAATTCCACTTACTTGATAGGACAGTATAATAGATGAATAGCATATGAAAGTAGACCAAAACCATTAAACGTTAGAAACCAATTTcaaacatttcagtattttcatcaCAAGTCCCCTGGACTTGTTAAGATTTCTAAGCAATCATTACTAAATGTGCCAAGTAACATAGCATTTAAATGTTATAGTCCAATACTGCTTTGTATAAATCCTTATTTTATTAACACGATGATATCATACGTAATCAGTATTAGAGCTGCTCTGCTATTTCAGGTAAGCAAACTCGTTAAGATGCAGTAATTATTCCGTAGCAATGGAGGGTGCCCACCTACCAGGGGGCACCTCCGAGCATTGGTCACACAAGTTCTTAGACACTTTAAAGGCTGTGATAACTGTGAATTTACATGATCCACATTTCTTTTGTAAGCATATGGATTGAACGAGCACATGGGAAGAGTTCCGCCAGGTGCATGTAAACACTGCAAAAACATTCATCTCAAACATGAAAATGGCAAACCTCCATCCTTCTCAGCTACTTTGGTTCCTGTTTACCATAATTGCTCATTTTTACCTCCAGCGAAGCTGAATTCTAGTCCAGAGTGTTTCCAGTGGAAGTGCTCTAAAACTTGAAGGTTTGCTTTAGAATTTAGtatagggtttttttatatattgTCATAGTTTGACCTTGGCACAATGctagggcccccatgaagggtatatttttaaaatggtggctgtgagatgtgactcgggaacagaacaaagcaggctctcattcggggatggaggggaaaaaaacataacactttatttattacaaatttagaaaggaacacatactaaactaagaatgaacaccttccagataccttcctcctccccctcccttttctccagagatccaccacccctcaaattatcaaccttCAAAttcatcagggagagaggagtccccccttgcctcatgggcTTTTTccggaagcacaattgaaacctcctgtgcttccgtgtcacccatggccccacccaaagaacatcggccctcgtgacttctcccccccatgtccagtgctctcaccactggacacgggccaggactgcttttagggctccccgtttaaagatgctccacccacttccagaagcagcagtctctcaactcttgggacaccagtcccccccaaatttcaccccctggggccgaggggcctcatgaacagagatctttctctccgtggagacagagggcatctcacacccccttcagccatctctgttcacgccgctgcttcactcttgactcccgggtgttgcctccccctaaatacagtctctgggtcacagggaaaaaacacgggtctgtccatggctatacaagaaagagtccagcccaaggccactccatcatctctttcactcaggattcttctctcttccagctttcctcacgcttgcccatctctcatctctctctcacctcatcctgattcaggaggattcagtatttgtaaggtttctattagtctacaaaggggttaaaatcttcaactctgcctgcccaaggactcccacatctgccgggcaccttctctcgacgcatcccccgcttctggccggctgagttgccagcacaatttctgtctctctctccgggggggggctgcccagacatctcaattctcatcaacccctgcatgttttcctccacctctgcaccttttggggctcccagcctcctccctgtcatggcctccccctgccccacccagacgcagctgggcaggggagaggccagaccttactcaccaacgccggattcccaaagaggaagttctctgggaatctcctgcttttaacccccgtgtgttctcagaggcgtatccagattCTCAGTGGCCATatcacatgccaattttgaatttggccactgattggcccgacttagacttttccaaaaacacatttccgggccaaaccacgacatatatatatatattaaaaaaatttcaaaatctgtAATTCCATGTAGCCATGTGCTAGCAATGAAGTGGCTTTACCATTTTTACTCATCACATTTGTTAGTTTGAAACACCCAGCACTCAGCAGGCTGAGTTTATGCTCAAACCTTCACTTCCATAGTCCAGTTAGTTGCAAGACATCACATAAAAATAGGCTGTGCTGTTGTTGCTTATGTGTTGTAACCaaacaatttgcaaatttctctaCAATTTGTATCCCGAAATCCTGTACAAAGCTATCCATGGCACCTACTTTGTAGTTTCAGCACTTTGAGCCACTGCAAGGACTTAACACCTAAACAGTAGAGACAAAGGAATCACAACTGCAAAACTGTACCAGCCTAAAAGCAAACCTTGAAGAGGATGAGCAAAAAGTTCCAGTGAGAGATGGGTAAAAGTAATCACAGCTCCAACCAGTCGGGTTTCtgtggaacagaaaacaaacagtaatAAAAGCGTCCCAAATCGGGAGGACATGGGAGCAACAGAGTGACTTGTCCTGTTGGCTTGCTCATGGCATCTCTAGCGTGGGGAGGATGGGAGAGGTTCagtcattttttccctttcatacCATGGATACCACAATACCAGCAGAACTGCAAACTGAGCACTTTGTTCACCTCCACAGAGAGCAAATACAGCAATCTAGAGTTTAGCcttttgtttccagcagtcCACGTTTGTTTCACACATGTGCAATATGTTTTCCccttctgctccttctcctcagaatgatctccatgaaaagaaaacaagtgattattattctttttctgtgtCACTCATTCTATTCTAAATTCTGCGGCTTACCTTAAGAGGGCTCACCTGGGTCCCCTGAGGCTCTGTTCCttgcagtttaaaaaatatatactgtTCTTATAAGGGAAAGTAGAACTGTCTGCATGTCATCTAATGTTATTAGTGTGAGGCTACACTCTACATATTGTATAATTGCAAAATATATCAGTGTTACTGTTGATATTAGTTGAAGTAAAGTGATAACATGTTTCAATATGTAGACTTTTCTTCATACATCTCTACCAATAGTAGAGTCTAACTGTAATTTATAGGTTGTTCCAGAAAAGATGAAGAACCATTTAGGTGCAAACATCTCTGAGAAACTGcatcttttaattaaaacagagGTAAGAAAGCTCCTCTTCACTGGGTGATGGAGTCTGTACTTGTTTCAGATGCAGAGGCATAATGGAAGTAAAATTCTGTAGATGGAATAAAGGCAGAATATGCAGTAGCAGTGGAGAGGAAAATCTGACTCACTGTGTTGATTAACGCTGAAGGTGTTAAATCTCCCAGATCTGCATTtgctttgtgtttaaaaaaccctttcattCATTTAAATTAGAGTTACATATATTCTGTGCTTAAACAGTGAGCCACAGTTTAATGCCTGCCCACTGATTTTCCATGTGCAGTCAATGCATTTGTGAACCAAAGTGTTGAGGAGATGTCACAAACGTGCAtgcacagaaacatttccaCATGGTTCCAtggacactggggaggagaatgtgcctgccctgggcctgcaggGAGTGTGAAATCACAGATCACTTGGAGGCTGGTTAGAAACCAAAACTGGTAACCTGAGAGCACGGGATTTGGAAACTCTGTTCTTGCTCTTTCAAGCCAAGGAGGAGAAACAGTggactttactttttttttttccctagttttgttctgttttgtttcttagacTATGTGTTTCTATGTACTCCAACCAAACAAAAGTGTCTTGGTGTCAGCACAAGTCTCCAGACCTTTGCTGCTTGTATAGGGTCATAGTAAAACCTCTCTGACTCCATCCTTGATCAACAGTTGCTTAGAGCAGTGTGGGTCGTGCCTAGAATAGGAGAATTCCAGCACTTAACACTGCCTGGGGTtaagaaaatgaattaaaatgaatTCTTCAGCCTGCAGACAGGAGTAGAATGGAGAGGGTTTTTTATCAGATACCATTGCCAATTACAAACTGGTACAGAACTGCATAGACTGACCGTGATTCTCTCTTCCCATAAACGATGTGGCAAAGCAGTAATGTTGATTTGGACAAATGAAAGGGAAACGTAAAGAATGAAGGTGtggcaacaacaaaaaaaatcttttctgggACAACAATCAAAtatatatttggggtttttatttttttaagttaagaatgaaatgtaaaacaatgtaaagaaacaaaaaatcaaagttCATCCTAATATAATGTGCGTCTTGTATTGCTAAAAAAAAGAGTCTAACATACAGTGTAGAATGATTTTCCCATCATGTACTGCATACAGCAGAAGCCTCTTGTTTCTTGATAAAATGAGCTGAAAGACAGTCAGCAGATATTTAAACACTGAATCTCTAGATGTTGACTTGCTGTTCCATATGAAgctgtgtgttttctgcagtTAAGCATGCATTTTGCTGTTCCCTTGTAAAATACCATCGCACTTCTTGACTGAAAAATGGATTCTCGTGtatatatttcaaagaaaagtgGAACCAATAACAAGATTCaatttggaaaagagaaaagggggtgGTGAAAATGGGACCAGTAGGGGGAATAGAGAATTATCTAAATTGTACATAGTGTGTAAATTAGCATTACTATAAGTCTGCAGTCACTTTGAGGTTGCCTATCTCCTGCTAGGAACTTAAATCAGCTTTGAGTTGTATTAAACTGTTAGAATTAGGTCTTGAATGCAGACTCTTAAAGACTTCAAAAATCATTATGCTTACAAGAAGCTTCTGTTCTGGGGAGGCTCGAGACCCCTTTTGTAACTCTGGGGAAGAAAGGAgtgctttcattttaatatgCATTCTGTTTGTAAGTAGTAACAGACCCTATTGATGTAAAACTATAACTGTGATCATGTGGAGAAATCAAATAAATCATTTAAAACTCTTTGTTTCTCATTTAATGCAATCCAAGAGCTTCAACTCTTCATATTTGAAATGAAGGAAATTCCTTCCAATGGtatcctggccctgctgaggcagTGGGATTTGTGCTGCTCACTTCAGAGGGGCCAGGAACTGAGGATCAGGTGGAGGAggtggtgagtggagtctgTGACCCGTCCTCACTCAGCTTGGTGGGGTAGTGCTGAAATAAATTGAGTTCTAGAGTCACTAAAGAGCAATGAATCCAAcagccagatgtgcagccagggagagagTGACTCCAGCACCCAGATGTGCAGACAGGGAAGCACGGCAGAGGTCCTGGTGGACAATTCCTAAACCCCTCGAGCCCCGGAGAGTGCTGGCAGCTTTGAGACCTTCGgtcccaggggctgtgtgtccaGCTGACCCCAGGCAGCCTCAGGAGCTCCTGTCCAGGGCACTtgtgccctgcctgggcagggccccGTTTGTCCTTTCCAGGGTCAAGTCCTGGGCTGCTCCGTGGaacccccaggagctggcagtgcctcgTGGCCACGGGCAGGGAGCCCCGGACCCCTCAGCCCAGCACCGAGTAAGTACTGCCCAGTTACTCCTTGTCCTCTGTTTGTGTGTCTCAGTTTCCAGCCCTGAAGGATCCTTTGCCACACGTGACCTTCCCAGTGTTTGAATTGCAGTTACACTTTGATAATCACCAGTGGATAGTCCATTGTGCCCTGAACTTGGTGCATTTCCAGCCTTTCCAGGAGATTGTAGTGTGTTCTGGAAAGCCTGGCCAAGCTAATGCTCAGCTGTCAGTTAAACTAAACACTatgtttgcttctgttttctacaAATTTTAGGACATTCTTGAATTATTTTGTGGGAATAGTCAACTATGACCTCTTTCTGGAGGGCTGTAATTTCAGGATGCGCATcttcaccaatttttttttttggtaggtaAGTACCCACTTACCATCAtcctctgtgccactctgagCTGTGGGAGCCCTTTGAAGGTGACCAGTGAAACATCCTCTAGTGGAAGTAGAAGAATTTGTAGAGCTGTTCTTCACTGATGCTTCTATTCCTGGTTTAGAAATTAGGATTTGTAGAACTTTAGCAGATTTTGAGAAGACAAGAGGTTTGCACGTGGCAGTGCACTCACAGATTGTGGGAATGAGTCGTCATCCAATAAACAACTTCTCAAGCTCTTCTAGATagcaactttttaaaaacaggttctttcccaagaatttttgccttttttttttttttgttgttgaaataaagaaatgcaagattaaaaggacagaaaaacaaaataaagatctTCAAATGTTTTATCTGTAtctttcttcagatttttgttGACTTAACAATCAATGAATTCTatttaactttgtttttttccagttggcCTTAATGATTGATTTTGATTCAGAGTTTCATAAAAACAGGTATGGTATTTtagcatatatttattttaatagttgTGTAGTGTTTTATTCATCTCCACCCTGTGTTACAGCTGCATTAAATACACCTTTTCCAAAGGAATCTTTCTGGATTTTTACCCTGCTTAGTGATTTTGGTGCCATATTTTGTTGATGTAAAATTCCTGGAAGGGAACATAGCACAACCAATTTAATAGAAATATCTGAACCAcacaaaaaattcattttaggtGTAGTTTTTTAAAGTAAGCCTTCTTTCTGTTTCCTATTATTTCAAGAATTAAAGACAAATCCTGTATTACTCAGCAAAAGTAAATCAACTTCAGGATGAGGCTGGTCATGAAAGTTAGgaaaatcttaaattaatatttctgctgGAAGTACTTTCTCAGCTAAGCAAGACTTAAATGAAAGTTGTGTGTGGGTGATGCTGACTTGAAGCCATCACTTCTTCACTTTTTCAAATCTTTAGATTTATCATTTTTGCCATGTGAATAATCACACATTTTTAGggataaaatggaaataaaaaacaacaacaaaacctttATTTAGCATTTTTGCAGTAACTGAGATGTGAAATTAGCAGCATGGTTCACgagacacagcagctgaaagcagccacaggagagtgcaatccatcagctctgctgggtaACGGCACCACTGgagctttcatttatttttcaacCTTGGACACAGTGCTTTAGACAGGTCTGTGTAAtgagcaaagcaaaaataatctgTCTTTAACAAGATGAGCAGAGGAAATTCATTCCAAGGCAAATGAAATATTAGGAGGGCATGATGGAAATgtcttttctctgcagtttctcagctctgccacagcacagtGCCTGGTTTCTGATGAGGAGATGGGCCCTGGGTGAGtgtccagggaagtgggagaagCAGGGACGGTGCAGGAGTTCTGTGACTCAGCAGTGGGATCAGAGTGAACCAAGGCTGGAAATTAGTTCATTTAACCATTGCCAGTCTGACTTTGTAGTGATTTTTTAtaggagcagagctcagctgagtGTGGGGCCCTGAAGGGAGGTGCCCACCCCCTGAGCATCTTCCccctccaccagctccctgtgTTCTCTTGGCTGATATTCCTTCACTTGCTGGCTAATATTTCTTTATGTCCATCTCCAACaaggaagaacatttttatttaatgattcATCCTGTATATTGTCCTTGCCATCTTTCTGGTAGTCTCGTGTCTCTGCTTCTGCCTCAGCCCTTACACCAGGCTCCAAAAAATGACTctgctgtaattaaaaataacatccaaaaaaaccccaaccaaaccccaaaaaaccaaccaaccaaacacacCCCTGCAATCAGCAGAGTTTGAGATGCTTCTGTTGTCCTTCAACCCCTGAAACTGGAAGAGCAGCAACATTTTCCAGCCCAGTGACGAATGTGCTGAATATTCCAATTCAGACTTGGAGCATCCCACGTGTTTATAGCCCTGAATTTTCATggcatttcagcaggttttAAAAATGTCCTTGATTATGTGCTAACTCCTCTGCTATGCCAatctgtacattttcaaaatcttttgtttgtgtattttgtgcctaaaggaggaggaaactttgtttctgctcttcctattttttttctactagtACAATATGCAGTTTCCTGGGCTGTTGCAATATTCCATTACCCTCCTCACAAATTTCCAGACTGCCAGCATAGcttcatgcaaaaaaacccacaaaaaacccaaaaaacaaacaataacaacaacaacaacaaaaaacaaaaacaaacaaaaaaacccaaaacaaaacaaaaaacaaaaacaaaaaaaaaccaacacacaaACCCAACCTGTCTATATATTAGTAGTGAACCACAGGGGACATGTCCTCAGCAATTCCTCTGACTGCAGGAATTTGAAATGCCTTTGAAAAAAAGCTGGTGAAAAAGCACTGGCATTTTGGGTCATCTGTTTCTCTTCCCAGATGAGTAAAGGGAGAAAGAGATGCCTCATTgaactaataaataaataataaattaaattaataatagaaatatttaacataaatatataaataaattatttaatataaatactTAAATTATTCAATATAAATAATGTAGATAATAGTTTATTAATATTGTACTAATAATTATTAATGAAATGTTCTTGAGTTCATGGAGCTCTTCCCTTGTCTCTGACATTACAGTGCAATGAAGGTTATTTTGGCAAAGAGCTTCTTGACCCATGTCCCTTCTGTATCCATTAATAGTGCCAAGATGTGCTTTATCCAGTTGCTGCAAGGTCTTTTTATAGCCAGCCTTGGCCTCTCACTCATCACTGTCCCCTGGGTGTGACATAAAGGCagcactctccaggctggcccaCAGCTCCTTGGGTGCAGTCCCACAGCAACAGCTTCTTTCCTGCACTGAGCTCAGGTCACCTCCCCTCACTGAGCCAGAAACTTGATTTCAATACACTCTCCGGCACATTTTCCCTTGCTTGAGAAACTAAATCTTATTTggctgttaaaaaaattatagcgtgaaataaaatataaaatacttcaaaacatGAGGCAATTTAGTGCTTCCTTTTAATCTAACATGGCAGAGCTGATGGACAATTTCCCTGCAAGTGCCACCTGACGTTGTGAGAGTCCCTTTGACTAACAGAATGGGTCTTTATTTTTCAGGTGGTTTCTTAGATGGCCACAGTCCAGTCAGTGTGGATGGACAAGAGCCTGGACGAATTTATTGATGTATTTATACAGTGACCATGTTAACATCTGGGTTTCAAACACATCACATCACTTGCACAGCCCACAACCAGGAGCAAAAGTGGAAATACCCGTTCCTGCCCTCACCTTTCCCAGGATTTCATATgtgaaacagctttttaaaaaaatgttccaaGTCAGGAGGTGATGCAATGAGCACATCATTGATGAGCACACGCCTGTGGGAAAGACAATTATGGATGTCAAGTTATGCAAAACTTTCATACCATCTGTCAGCTTGAACAGGAGCAAACAATGATTGCATAAAGAGAGGAGGAATTGTATGTATTTTCCTGGAAGTGCTGCAAAGCCTGGTGAATGTTTTTGTAAAGTGGTTTAGTAACACTTtttcagtaaataaaatatctaTGTCTCAAAGACCTAAATGTTATCAGGtcattttattgctgaataCCAGTTTTtaagcagctgctggaaaaatatggaagaataaaaaggaaagctgaagggtaTTTTTATTGTAGTCATTTACTGATATCCACTTCTCTTGCATTAATTCCTtctcaggaagaaatttttccgcTTCTGTGTGGAATGGGCTGAAATGGACATCACTGTGGGAGTTGTGGTTGTTCACAAAATGTGGGTTATGAGGAGCTGTAACAGCTGAGGGATTGGATGGCCCAGGAAGGGAACCTGAAATGATGGGAACACGTGGATGAATATCTCAGTGgcagagacagcagagaggAGTCATAAATAaaagtggggaaaggaaaaggctgGGCATATTGctgaagcaaaagagaaaaatactgttttaactttttttttagtagatgGTGCAGTTCTGTGCAAGGCAGTTTGAAGATGTGTCAGGTCAGGGTGGAGGGATTCTGCAGAgaactgcagctgccagcagtgtgatttcagctgtgGTTACACACAGCACTGGATGGGAGAAGATCTGTGGTGTGGCACCACTGGTGCCAGCGCAGGGACAGAGCATTCTCTGTGCCAGTGATGGTCCACCTGCAGTTTCATGCTGCGGGTGTGATATCACCCCCTGTGACTGGAAAACCCCAGGTGTTGATTTATTTAGGATATCCCCACAATGCCATCCTCATGCTTGCTGAGTGAACACACAGGGTGgggtgtgctggctgctgcctcagtTCTTGTGGACTTCATGATGAGGCATcttttccctgtgcttcccAACTGCCCAGccttgttttcactctttggatcattttcttcaagcagtttgTACCACGCTCTGTTTATCCTTTCTTTCAAGCTGCCACATCACCCCTACATCACCAGAACCTGCCTGACTTGTCTCAGGAGAGGGTGGCCTCAGTTTAACCCTTTCATTCCTGATACTCAGTCTGGCAGGTGTTGTGGGAcctgcacctctcctgcccaggaagataaaaaactaatttttttatcattttttacctctcctgcccagagctgggatgtggcactggtgtggcagtgccacccagGTCCCCTCAGAGGGACATGGTGTGGCTCTGCCCCATTAACCCCACGTGTCACAAGGCTGAGGTGTGTCCCCTTCTATCCATACCATCAAGCACTGGCACCTCATCACTGCACCCCAAAGACTGCcaagtgctgcacccagctcagCGTTCCCCACCCATTGTTTGCTGCCTGGGAGGATTAGACATCACCTCTTGCTTTTCCACCCTTCAAAACCAAAAGAAGCAGGATAATGTTACTTAATCAGAGCTGAGCACATCCTTACCTTTTCCTGATCCCTCACTCTCAGCCCTTCTTGTTCCCTACTTGCAGTACAGTCGAGAGGCAACCAACATGGCAATTTATTTGGGTTACAACATTAAaggattttcattttatgaGTCATAAGTACAGGAAGCAAAATAAGTGAGTTCATTAAGCCTGTGTTTACTTGTTCTTTTTGCAAATGCCATTTTGTAACATTCTGCAGTTCCACACAGACCAAAGCAAAGTGAAGGCAGGTGGACATGGACATGCCTAAAATGACAGAGTAGCAGCAGCCTTTAAAGGGattattttatctgaaataaATAGTTCAAACAAATTAATTCCACCCTTGAGTAAATGAAGCTCAACACGCGTTTAACAGCCCTTCTGTGtcggtgagcagccccagccacctGCAGGTGAGGCAGCGGCTGGGGGGTGATGGTGCCACAAAACTGACCGTGACCTCCCGTACTGAGTGCTTCTCAGCCAGATTTCAGTGAATATCAGTAATTTCACACAGGTTTGGCacctgggttttttaaaaaaagacaaaacctgctgccagagggatggcagggaaAGTGAAGGAGGAGGGGGATGCTCGGTGCAGGGCAGCGCTCTCGCAGGGCACAGCGAGCAGACAGGTCTTTGACACTTGTTTATGTGcgggaagggctgcaggagtGCGGGGCCGCTCAGGGGAGGTTGGAGCTGCCCACACCATCCTGCCCCGGCTCCCGACACACGGAGCAGGGGGAGTCAGGCTTGGATTTGGGAGATTCGGGGGCGATTTCCACGCTGCAGCCCAGCGTGTCccgcagctccaggaggggaagcagCGATCCCTGCCTGCGGTGCTGCTCGCGGGCTGGCCTGCGCCGCGGCTTTCGCTTCATGAGGGCGATTCAAAGGCTGCACCAAGAGCTGCTTCTCGGCGGGACCGTGCGGCTCGGGCAAGAGCTGCCGGGCC of the Passer domesticus isolate bPasDom1 chromosome 9, bPasDom1.hap1, whole genome shotgun sequence genome contains:
- the LOC135307421 gene encoding IQ motif and SEC7 domain-containing protein 2-like, yielding MDKWSKTNTWDYPNGIRLTSAVPGADIKVLINFNAPNPQDRKKFTDDLRESIAEVQEMEKHRIESELEKQKGVVRPSMSQCSSLKKDSGNGTLPRACLDDSYAGGEGLKRSALSSSLRDLSEAGKRGRRSSAGSLDSNMEGSIISSPHMRRRATSTRECPSRPHQTMPNSSSLLGSLFGSKRGKPPSQSHAAAQTPHHAEGAAAAPHPHHAQFCHQNPPPYHHHHHYHPHPHPHPHQYHQHGHGHGHGPYLPHAPHHGPHHGPHHHGPPPPPAAASTKPKHSGISTIV